The uncultured Hyphomonas sp. genome includes a window with the following:
- the rdgB gene encoding RdgB/HAM1 family non-canonical purine NTP pyrophosphatase, with amino-acid sequence MTHRTLSPGRLIAATHNKGKVRELKDLFEPLGLEVVSAIDLDLPEPEETESSFTGNALLKARAAAEKTGAPALSDDSGLSVTLLDGAPGIYSARWAGEPRDFGVAMARVEQELQAAGNSDRSAKFVCALAVVWPDGHEEVFEGEVHGELVWPPRGEKGFGYDPIFVADGETITFGEMDPDRKHAMSHRADAVRKLKAALLP; translated from the coding sequence ATGACACACCGCACCCTGTCCCCCGGCAGGTTGATCGCCGCGACCCACAACAAGGGAAAAGTCAGGGAACTCAAGGACTTGTTTGAGCCTTTAGGGCTCGAAGTCGTCTCTGCGATCGACCTGGACCTGCCCGAACCGGAAGAAACGGAAAGCAGTTTTACCGGCAACGCACTGCTGAAAGCGCGTGCCGCAGCGGAAAAAACAGGCGCACCGGCCTTGTCGGACGATTCCGGCCTGTCCGTCACTTTGCTGGACGGGGCGCCCGGAATCTACTCAGCCCGCTGGGCGGGAGAGCCCCGGGATTTCGGTGTCGCGATGGCCCGTGTGGAGCAGGAATTGCAGGCCGCAGGCAATTCCGACCGCTCGGCCAAATTTGTCTGCGCGCTCGCCGTGGTCTGGCCGGACGGGCATGAGGAAGTCTTCGAAGGCGAGGTGCATGGCGAGCTGGTCTGGCCGCCGAGAGGGGAGAAAGGCTTCGGCTATGATCCCATCTTCGTTGCCGATGGCGAGACGATCACGTTCGGCGAAATGGACCCGGACCGCAAACACGCCATGAGCCACCGCGCCGATGCTGTCCGCAAGCTGAAGGCGGCGCTGCTGCCGTGA
- a CDS encoding glycosyltransferase produces MKIAFFTNAFPMMSEAFIVNSAAALIEAGHSVDIYGIGNVDATGLSVPEAEPLQLEQSTTNIRWPDTSAGRWKGLPGTLGRLVGRHGVSGLTRVQPGTYRRTFMDLSAFYQAAQMPADGVYDIIHCQFAPLAEHVIKHRRAGFLSGHLVVNFRGYDISELVTLHGEHLYDHIWPEADAFISNSDYFRQRAIAIGCPEDRISVVGSGMRLESFPFQPIEEAPAGDMRFLMVGRLIERKGFHIALPALSRFARATGRRVHVDIVGDGPLRADLAQLAQDCGLGACVTFHGARSHTEIADFIRQCDVFIAPSMTCSKGSQDGPVNTLKEAMAIGRPVIGTRHGGISELVADGETGLLCEEGDIDALEQAVHRILSLRDDWPQMLKNARTAVEDTYALRRKTEDLIDIYTAITAAPSPKDTPRPSRKVA; encoded by the coding sequence ATGAAGATTGCGTTCTTTACCAACGCGTTTCCGATGATGTCGGAAGCCTTCATTGTGAACAGCGCGGCCGCCCTGATCGAAGCCGGGCACAGTGTCGATATTTACGGTATTGGCAATGTCGATGCCACCGGACTGTCGGTTCCGGAAGCAGAGCCTCTGCAACTGGAACAATCGACAACCAATATCCGTTGGCCGGACACATCCGCCGGCCGCTGGAAAGGTTTGCCAGGCACGCTTGGGCGCCTCGTTGGCCGACATGGGGTCTCAGGCCTGACGCGGGTTCAGCCCGGCACCTACCGGCGCACATTCATGGATCTGTCCGCCTTTTACCAGGCCGCACAAATGCCTGCCGATGGCGTCTACGACATCATTCATTGCCAGTTTGCTCCGCTTGCTGAGCATGTGATAAAGCATCGCCGTGCTGGATTTCTCTCCGGCCACCTCGTTGTGAACTTCCGCGGTTATGACATCTCGGAACTGGTGACCCTGCACGGGGAACATCTCTACGACCATATCTGGCCGGAAGCCGATGCGTTCATCTCCAACTCCGACTATTTCCGCCAGCGCGCCATCGCCATCGGATGCCCCGAAGACCGTATCAGCGTCGTCGGTTCGGGCATGCGGCTGGAGAGCTTCCCGTTCCAGCCGATCGAAGAAGCGCCGGCTGGCGACATGCGTTTCCTGATGGTGGGGCGGCTCATCGAGCGTAAGGGCTTTCACATTGCCCTACCGGCCCTCTCTCGTTTTGCACGCGCCACAGGACGCCGGGTCCATGTCGACATCGTCGGCGACGGACCGTTGCGTGCCGACCTGGCGCAGCTTGCGCAGGATTGCGGTCTTGGCGCCTGTGTCACGTTCCATGGCGCGCGAAGCCATACAGAGATCGCAGACTTCATCCGCCAGTGCGATGTATTCATTGCGCCTTCCATGACCTGTTCCAAAGGAAGCCAGGACGGCCCCGTCAACACACTCAAGGAAGCCATGGCCATCGGACGCCCGGTCATCGGCACCCGCCACGGCGGGATTTCCGAGCTGGTTGCCGACGGAGAAACAGGCCTGCTTTGCGAGGAAGGCGATATCGACGCGCTCGAACAGGCCGTTCACCGCATCCTCAGCCTGCGGGACGACTGGCCACAGATGCTGAAGAATGCCCGCACGGCCGTCGAAGACACCTATGCGCTGCGCCGGAAAACCGAAGACCTGATCGACATCTACACCGCCATTACGGCAGCCCCCTCCCCCAAAGACACTCCCCGCCCTTCAAGGAAAGTAGCCTGA
- the ggt gene encoding gamma-glutamyltransferase — MKIARPLLAAPFLAALLLSACAAPDGKQDVSVSEAAQSAAEAAATEALEAEVEVADETEWTKGAMVAAANPEAVEAGLEILREGGTAVDAAIAVHTALGLVEPESSGIGGGGFMVYYDHASGEVTVFDGRERAPAAATPEYFMKDGEVMDFFSAWQSGRSVGVPGAVALYKSAHDAAGKLDWEDLFQPAIKLAEDGFVVERKLAATLASDRLQQYVRLDDLPESSAYFYPDGVPLAEGSIKTNPAYAETLKRIATEGPSAFYSGDIAESIAYAVSHDPSLPGAMTVEDLANYEVAVRPALCGVAPDGYEICSAPPPSSGGVTQNMILGLYDRLEPEDAEETTEAAQLKAFVDAQRLTYADRDHYVADADFVPVPAAELIDPIYLDVRATEVFAPDQHTTPGDPGLALGRGPMRQMWGEDPTEHHPGTTHFSIIDPYGNAVSMTMTVEAAFGNSVMVHGFMLNNQLTDFSREPTKGGKPVANAVAGNKRPRSSMSPTVVFDPEGDLFMVTGSPGGNSIVAYVAKTLVGVLEWGKTAQEAINLPNIIARGDMVGVEVDREGGPEAAEALREMGYSVEEREGENSGLHVIIVREDSLEGGADPRRDGVALALE, encoded by the coding sequence ATGAAGATCGCCCGCCCCCTCCTTGCCGCCCCTTTCCTTGCCGCCCTCCTCCTGTCCGCCTGCGCAGCGCCGGACGGAAAGCAGGACGTCTCGGTCTCCGAAGCGGCGCAGAGCGCGGCAGAGGCGGCCGCCACCGAAGCCCTCGAAGCCGAAGTGGAAGTTGCCGACGAGACTGAATGGACCAAAGGCGCCATGGTGGCCGCGGCAAATCCCGAAGCGGTGGAAGCCGGTCTCGAGATCCTGCGCGAAGGCGGCACGGCCGTCGATGCGGCCATCGCTGTGCACACCGCACTCGGCCTCGTCGAGCCGGAAAGCTCCGGCATCGGCGGCGGCGGTTTCATGGTCTATTACGATCACGCCAGCGGCGAGGTCACCGTATTTGACGGACGCGAGCGCGCGCCCGCTGCGGCCACGCCGGAATATTTCATGAAAGATGGCGAGGTGATGGACTTCTTCTCCGCCTGGCAGTCAGGCCGGTCGGTCGGTGTGCCAGGCGCAGTTGCCCTCTACAAATCGGCTCATGACGCGGCCGGCAAGCTGGACTGGGAAGACCTCTTCCAGCCCGCCATCAAGCTCGCCGAAGATGGCTTCGTGGTGGAACGCAAGCTCGCCGCCACGCTGGCCAGCGATCGGCTTCAGCAATATGTCCGCCTGGATGACCTGCCGGAATCGTCGGCCTATTTCTATCCGGACGGCGTGCCGCTGGCAGAAGGCTCAATCAAGACCAATCCGGCCTATGCCGAAACGCTGAAGCGGATCGCAACCGAAGGTCCGTCCGCCTTCTATAGCGGTGATATCGCTGAATCGATCGCCTATGCCGTATCGCACGATCCGTCCCTGCCGGGCGCCATGACGGTGGAAGATCTCGCAAATTATGAAGTCGCCGTTCGTCCGGCTCTGTGCGGCGTCGCACCGGATGGCTACGAGATCTGCTCGGCGCCGCCGCCGTCTTCCGGCGGTGTGACGCAAAACATGATCCTCGGCCTGTATGACCGCCTCGAGCCGGAAGATGCGGAAGAAACGACCGAAGCCGCCCAGCTGAAGGCATTTGTCGATGCCCAGCGCCTGACCTATGCCGACCGCGACCACTATGTCGCCGACGCAGACTTCGTCCCGGTCCCGGCGGCCGAACTGATCGATCCGATCTATCTCGACGTGCGGGCGACCGAGGTCTTCGCGCCGGACCAGCATACAACGCCGGGCGATCCGGGACTTGCCCTCGGCCGCGGCCCGATGCGCCAGATGTGGGGCGAAGATCCGACCGAGCATCATCCGGGCACGACGCATTTCTCGATCATCGACCCCTATGGCAACGCCGTCTCCATGACGATGACCGTTGAAGCCGCCTTCGGGAACTCCGTCATGGTTCACGGCTTCATGCTGAACAACCAGCTGACCGACTTCTCGCGTGAACCGACAAAAGGCGGCAAGCCGGTGGCCAATGCTGTTGCCGGCAACAAGCGCCCCCGTTCGTCCATGTCCCCGACGGTGGTCTTCGATCCGGAAGGCGATCTGTTCATGGTCACCGGTTCGCCGGGCGGCAACTCCATCGTTGCCTATGTCGCCAAGACGCTGGTCGGCGTGCTCGAATGGGGCAAAACGGCCCAGGAAGCCATCAACCTGCCGAACATCATCGCCCGCGGCGATATGGTTGGCGTTGAAGTCGATCGCGAAGGCGGGCCGGAAGCGGCCGAAGCTCTGCGCGAAATGGGCTACAGTGTTGAAGAGCGTGAGGGTGAGAATTCCGGCCTGCATGTCATCATCGTGCGCGAGGATAGCCTGGAAGGCGGAGCAGACCCGCGCCGTGACGGGGTTGCCCTCGCCCTCGAATAG
- a CDS encoding DUF2975 domain-containing protein encodes MTGKTRNSMAAIMTVLVTVVMWMTAAIGAIVLLAGSIELISMISGSPISIGSIKVDDHDISVPELAAGLIGVLVVVCAVVFVSLELRKILATLAAGDPFVPENAVRLTRIAIAIAITQLMRYVIAIFVGLMVNGTSLEFSVDLIAWASVAALFILSQVFREGTRLRDEEKMTI; translated from the coding sequence ATGACAGGCAAAACGCGCAATTCCATGGCGGCGATCATGACGGTCCTGGTCACCGTCGTCATGTGGATGACGGCCGCTATCGGCGCCATCGTTCTCCTCGCCGGCAGCATCGAGCTGATCTCGATGATCTCCGGTTCGCCGATCAGCATCGGCTCCATCAAGGTCGACGATCATGACATCTCCGTGCCGGAACTGGCCGCCGGCCTGATCGGTGTGCTCGTCGTGGTCTGTGCGGTGGTCTTCGTCAGCCTGGAGCTGCGCAAGATCCTGGCAACCCTGGCGGCCGGCGACCCGTTCGTCCCAGAAAACGCCGTCCGCCTGACCCGGATTGCCATCGCCATCGCCATCACCCAGCTGATGCGTTACGTGATCGCGATCTTTGTGGGCCTCATGGTGAACGGCACATCGCTGGAGTTCTCCGTTGACCTGATCGCCTGGGCGTCAGTGGCCGCCCTGTTCATCCTCAGCCAAGTCTTCCGGGAGGGCACCCGCCTTCGCGATGAAGAAAAAATGACCATATAG
- the hemW gene encoding radical SAM family heme chaperone HemW: protein MTDEALHPFGPHFGFGLYVHWPYCTRICPYCDFNVYAAKDRDPSLLVEAICDDIRAHRQRMPDHGALDSVYLGGGTPSLLAPADVERILATADEVFGIRPGAEVTLEANPNDVMRADLAGLKSAGVNRLSVGVQSLRDSALAFLGRDHDADGARASVARAMRVFPSVSVDLIYARPDQQADDWRSELEDVLALGMPHLSLYELTIKEGTAFGLAVGRGQIQPMPDDDQADMFELTQDILEKAGLAAYEVSNHAMSPEYQSVHNMIYWQGGDWIGAGPGAHGRVTVGGHRYAYEAHRRPEVYMANVQTLGSGWGEAERLDRNAIAQELLAMGLRPANGIDIARVEAVAGRPVSREKIGVFVEQGWLTFDQGVLSLTASGRLLADAITAQLAS from the coding sequence GTGACAGACGAAGCGCTTCATCCTTTCGGTCCGCATTTCGGGTTTGGCCTTTATGTTCACTGGCCGTATTGCACGCGCATCTGCCCGTATTGCGATTTCAATGTCTACGCCGCCAAGGACCGCGACCCCTCGCTCCTGGTAGAGGCGATCTGCGACGACATCCGCGCGCATCGCCAGCGCATGCCGGATCATGGCGCGCTGGATTCCGTCTATCTCGGGGGTGGCACGCCGTCGCTCCTCGCGCCGGCCGATGTTGAGCGGATTCTGGCCACGGCGGATGAAGTGTTCGGGATCAGACCCGGCGCGGAAGTGACGCTGGAAGCAAACCCGAACGATGTCATGCGGGCAGATCTCGCCGGACTGAAAAGCGCGGGCGTGAACCGGCTGTCCGTCGGCGTTCAGTCGCTGCGTGATTCGGCGCTGGCTTTCCTCGGGCGTGACCATGATGCTGACGGCGCGCGGGCCAGCGTGGCGCGGGCGATGCGTGTTTTTCCTTCTGTGAGTGTGGACCTGATCTATGCCCGGCCGGATCAGCAGGCCGACGACTGGCGGAGCGAACTGGAAGACGTGCTGGCGCTCGGCATGCCGCATCTGTCGCTCTATGAGCTGACCATCAAGGAAGGCACAGCATTCGGCCTGGCGGTCGGGCGCGGCCAGATCCAACCCATGCCGGATGACGACCAGGCCGACATGTTCGAGCTGACGCAGGATATTCTGGAGAAGGCCGGCCTGGCCGCTTACGAAGTCTCCAATCATGCGATGTCGCCGGAATATCAGTCCGTGCACAATATGATCTACTGGCAGGGCGGAGACTGGATCGGGGCCGGGCCGGGCGCGCATGGCCGCGTCACGGTCGGCGGGCACCGCTATGCCTATGAGGCGCACCGGCGTCCGGAAGTCTACATGGCGAACGTACAGACGCTCGGGTCTGGCTGGGGTGAGGCAGAGCGGCTGGACCGCAATGCGATTGCGCAGGAATTGCTGGCCATGGGGCTGCGGCCTGCTAACGGGATCGACATTGCACGGGTTGAGGCGGTCGCAGGGCGGCCGGTCTCCCGCGAGAAGATCGGCGTGTTCGTGGAGCAGGGATGGCTGACCTTTGATCAGGGCGTCCTGTCTCTGACAGCGTCCGGCCGGTTGCTTGCGGACGCGATCACAGCGCAGCTGGCGTCCTGA
- a CDS encoding glycosyltransferase family 2 protein, with product MTDAMTPEAKATIIMTARDRFSMAVRTLNEIADVTARPYELIYVDGGSPKHVADEIRAVCEKNGFRYLRYDHFLAPCQARNIGLRLSTTPYVVYCENDVLVTGGWLANLVKCAEETGAEVVQPLICQGTPLHTEIHQAGGNFTDDMDAFFNGTEDQRRLSDSHLWHQGEQVSDVELTRTETQVTEVHCFLVRRDAFDWLGEFDENMPCSKDHVDFSVNVWSKGGRIMLEPTSVVTFCVPSRAHPVEPVDRAFFLLRWSPKWQRQSLSHFQKKWKLENDPYFDRYLKLTGWRYREGVAKPLIRKIPFVGHSYKVQQAGSLLLMPLLKFIGARMADQQAQDYRPSDGAHPPASGAADKKSASAAA from the coding sequence ATGACTGACGCAATGACCCCCGAGGCAAAGGCCACGATCATCATGACCGCGCGAGACCGGTTCAGCATGGCCGTCCGGACACTGAACGAGATCGCAGATGTCACGGCACGCCCCTACGAGCTTATCTATGTGGACGGCGGCAGCCCGAAACATGTTGCCGACGAGATCCGCGCTGTCTGCGAGAAAAACGGGTTCCGCTACCTGCGCTACGACCATTTCCTCGCCCCCTGCCAGGCCCGCAATATCGGCCTGCGCCTGTCGACCACACCCTATGTCGTTTATTGCGAGAATGATGTCCTCGTCACCGGCGGCTGGCTGGCAAACCTCGTGAAATGCGCCGAGGAAACCGGCGCCGAAGTGGTTCAGCCCCTGATCTGCCAGGGCACGCCGCTTCATACGGAAATTCACCAGGCCGGCGGCAATTTTACCGACGACATGGACGCCTTCTTCAATGGCACGGAAGACCAGCGCCGCTTGTCCGACAGCCATCTATGGCACCAGGGCGAACAGGTCAGCGATGTTGAGCTTACCCGTACAGAAACACAGGTCACGGAAGTTCACTGTTTCCTCGTTCGCCGGGATGCCTTCGATTGGCTGGGAGAGTTCGACGAGAACATGCCCTGCTCCAAGGATCATGTGGACTTCAGCGTAAACGTCTGGAGCAAGGGCGGGCGTATCATGCTGGAACCGACGTCGGTCGTGACCTTCTGCGTGCCGAGCCGGGCCCATCCGGTGGAACCGGTGGACCGTGCCTTCTTCCTACTGCGCTGGTCGCCAAAATGGCAGCGCCAGAGCCTCAGCCACTTCCAGAAAAAGTGGAAACTGGAGAATGACCCCTATTTCGATCGCTACCTGAAACTCACGGGCTGGCGCTATCGTGAAGGCGTGGCCAAGCCCCTGATCCGGAAGATCCCCTTCGTCGGGCACAGCTACAAGGTGCAGCAGGCTGGCTCGCTCCTCCTGATGCCATTGCTGAAATTCATCGGCGCGCGCATGGCGGACCAGCAGGCGCAGGATTACCGCCCGTCAGACGGAGCACACCCGCCTGCATCCGGTGCGGCCGACAAAAAATCCGCCAGCGCAGCCGCCTGA
- a CDS encoding thymidine kinase codes for MAKLYFSYAAMNAGKSTLLLQAAYNYRERGMDVLLLTSALYKDDDAGHISSRIGIGADATLYTDKTDLLALVRDRQSEHRIDAIFVDEAQFLTKDQVWQLARVADHLNVPVLAYGLRTDFRGELFEGSSALLAIADSLREVRTICECGRKATMVIRLDAEGNAATEGDQVSIGKSTYVSLCRRHWEEKMGRFPPA; via the coding sequence ATGGCCAAGCTCTACTTCTCCTACGCCGCCATGAATGCAGGCAAGTCGACCCTCCTGCTTCAGGCGGCGTACAATTATCGTGAGCGGGGGATGGATGTCCTCCTGCTCACCTCTGCCCTCTACAAGGACGACGATGCCGGCCACATCTCGTCCCGCATCGGCATCGGCGCCGATGCAACGTTGTACACGGACAAGACGGACCTGCTCGCTCTCGTCCGGGACCGCCAGTCGGAACACCGGATCGACGCCATCTTCGTTGACGAGGCCCAGTTCCTGACCAAGGATCAGGTCTGGCAACTGGCCCGGGTGGCAGATCATCTGAATGTGCCGGTGCTGGCCTATGGGCTGCGCACCGATTTCCGCGGCGAATTGTTCGAAGGCTCATCTGCCCTGCTCGCCATTGCGGATTCGCTGCGGGAAGTGCGCACAATCTGCGAATGCGGACGCAAGGCGACCATGGTCATTCGTCTTGACGCCGAAGGAAATGCCGCCACGGAAGGCGATCAGGTTTCCATCGGAAAATCGACCTATGTCTCGCTCTGCCGCCGCCATTGGGAAGAGAAGATGGGACGCTTCCCGCCGGCGTGA
- a CDS encoding helix-turn-helix transcriptional regulator codes for MHLDVRSDWLSYVDEVPRALVAANAVANLEALEHSPRHKHQKAQLLFTVRGVINCEVDDAVWIVPPQCAVWIPGGLPHTVFGSGEVECISLFIDPPGSPNLPTGCCTITVSGFFRHLLMRANDLPELYDVDGPDGRIVSVIFDELAAAPVEDLRLPLPGDPRLKKLTDLLIAAPADRATVAEWAARIALSERSLSRLLAEEVGMSFGRWRRQLHIVLALRQLSAGQTVQAVAMDLGYESASSFVTMFRKMVGKPPSRYLLERLRPAPRDHGGH; via the coding sequence ATGCATTTAGACGTCCGTAGCGATTGGCTTTCTTATGTCGATGAGGTTCCCCGTGCGCTGGTCGCGGCCAATGCTGTCGCTAATCTTGAGGCCCTGGAGCATTCGCCGCGGCACAAGCATCAGAAAGCACAACTGCTTTTCACGGTCCGCGGCGTCATCAACTGCGAGGTCGACGACGCTGTCTGGATCGTGCCGCCGCAATGCGCCGTATGGATTCCCGGCGGGCTGCCCCATACCGTTTTCGGCTCCGGCGAGGTGGAGTGCATCTCCCTGTTCATCGACCCTCCCGGATCTCCGAATCTGCCGACCGGATGCTGCACCATCACGGTGTCGGGCTTTTTCCGTCATTTGCTGATGCGGGCCAACGATCTGCCGGAACTCTATGACGTTGACGGTCCGGACGGCCGGATCGTGTCCGTTATCTTCGATGAGCTGGCTGCCGCACCGGTCGAAGACCTGCGCCTGCCGCTCCCCGGCGATCCGCGCCTCAAGAAGCTTACGGACCTGCTAATCGCTGCGCCTGCGGATCGTGCCACCGTCGCGGAGTGGGCTGCCCGCATCGCGCTCAGCGAGCGCAGCCTGAGCCGTCTGTTGGCGGAAGAAGTGGGCATGAGTTTCGGCCGCTGGCGCCGGCAGCTGCATATTGTCCTCGCTTTGCGGCAGCTGAGCGCCGGCCAGACGGTCCAGGCCGTCGCGATGGATCTCGGCTATGAAAGCGCCAGCAGTTTCGTGACCATGTTCCGAAAGATGGTCGGTAAACCGCCAAGCCGCTATCTGCTCGAAAGGCTGAGACCTGCGCCTCGCGATCATGGAGGGCATTAG
- a CDS encoding serine protease — translation MKQVWKWASAAGTLALATACVIGGREADPEDWPGVVSLQSQQGRNIYHECGAAMISPEWALTAAHCMETVKIDADLGRAVQYLPDGRGELKKFGPLQLVVGAGTLLETPKDATFPVDRIVMHPGYEAGHAELGNDLALIHISGRWDGPLSRLDGLTGRAPDLDVPETEVVVAGYGNTEEQGSQEEGFNRTGRHVSAPSLALMEGIVPPVEPETCGQQIATLIDKYGLDEEFAGVSIDPALQICAGTGGTDSCQGDSGGPLVARTWEDGPVQIGVVSWGLGCARPDSPGIYMRVSAYSGWIADVTGIEPDLDAPPAHLPEYDRPAGHETGTEDAGD, via the coding sequence ATGAAACAGGTCTGGAAGTGGGCGAGTGCGGCGGGCACGCTGGCCCTCGCAACGGCATGCGTCATTGGCGGCCGCGAGGCCGATCCGGAGGATTGGCCGGGCGTTGTGTCGCTGCAATCCCAGCAGGGCCGCAACATCTATCATGAGTGCGGCGCCGCGATGATCTCTCCCGAATGGGCCCTGACCGCGGCGCACTGCATGGAGACGGTCAAGATCGATGCCGATCTGGGCCGGGCCGTGCAATACCTGCCGGATGGGCGGGGCGAGCTGAAAAAATTTGGCCCGCTCCAGCTTGTGGTCGGCGCCGGGACGCTTCTGGAGACGCCGAAAGATGCAACCTTTCCGGTCGACCGGATTGTCATGCACCCCGGCTATGAGGCCGGCCATGCCGAACTCGGCAACGATCTGGCGCTGATCCATATCTCAGGGCGCTGGGACGGCCCGCTCTCCCGGCTCGATGGGCTGACGGGGCGTGCGCCGGACCTCGACGTGCCGGAAACGGAGGTCGTGGTTGCCGGCTACGGCAACACCGAAGAGCAGGGCAGTCAGGAAGAAGGTTTCAACCGGACCGGCCGGCATGTCAGCGCGCCAAGCCTCGCCCTGATGGAAGGGATCGTCCCGCCGGTCGAACCGGAGACCTGTGGCCAGCAGATCGCGACGCTGATCGACAAATACGGCCTCGACGAGGAGTTTGCCGGCGTCAGCATCGATCCGGCCCTGCAGATCTGCGCGGGGACGGGGGGCACCGATTCCTGCCAGGGGGACAGCGGTGGTCCGCTCGTCGCCCGAACCTGGGAAGACGGCCCGGTGCAGATTGGCGTGGTGAGCTGGGGACTGGGCTGCGCCCGGCCGGACAGTCCGGGCATCTATATGCGGGTTTCGGCCTATTCAGGCTGGATTGCCGATGTGACCGGAATTGAGCCGGACCTCGACGCGCCACCCGCGCATCTCCCCGAATATGACCGCCCGGCTGGCCACGAGACCGGAACGGAAGACGCCGGGGATTAG
- a CDS encoding P1 family peptidase has product MATTAGKRNLITDVKGLRVGQAHDARINTGVTVILPDQPAVAACVVAGGGPGTRETDLLTAGAMVDQVDGVFLSGGSAFGLGAADGVMAGLKQAGRGFSLVERPGVPPTPIVPGAILYDLANGGDKDWDGIAPYAALGLEAFNAASGTFALGRAGAGHGARAGQHPGGTGSASVVMPEGITVGALACVNCFGSVLMPGTDAYWAWPYEMEGEFGGARPPAHFSMDAEDWGAAKANPGLGQNTTIACVATDAALTPSQAQRVAQMALSGFSRAIRPVFAPFDGDAVFVLSTKGVALPEPDPLMVTRIGDLAASTLARAIARGVHEARRQAGAVA; this is encoded by the coding sequence ATGGCCACAACCGCCGGGAAACGGAATCTCATCACCGATGTCAAAGGATTGCGCGTCGGGCAGGCACATGATGCCCGCATCAACACCGGTGTGACCGTCATTCTGCCGGATCAGCCAGCTGTTGCAGCCTGTGTCGTCGCCGGTGGCGGACCGGGGACACGGGAAACCGATTTGCTGACGGCCGGCGCGATGGTGGACCAGGTGGACGGGGTTTTCCTGTCGGGCGGCAGCGCGTTCGGCCTGGGCGCCGCCGATGGCGTCATGGCGGGCCTCAAACAGGCGGGCCGGGGCTTCAGCCTTGTCGAGCGCCCCGGCGTGCCGCCGACACCGATCGTGCCGGGGGCCATTCTCTATGACCTCGCGAATGGCGGCGACAAGGACTGGGACGGCATCGCGCCCTACGCGGCACTGGGCCTCGAGGCCTTCAATGCAGCCTCCGGGACATTTGCACTTGGCCGGGCAGGGGCGGGGCATGGCGCACGGGCCGGCCAGCATCCGGGCGGAACCGGATCGGCCAGCGTGGTTATGCCGGAAGGGATTACCGTCGGTGCGCTTGCCTGTGTGAATTGCTTCGGCTCTGTGCTGATGCCCGGAACAGATGCCTACTGGGCCTGGCCTTATGAAATGGAAGGTGAATTCGGCGGTGCCCGCCCGCCTGCACACTTCTCCATGGATGCGGAAGACTGGGGCGCAGCAAAGGCCAATCCGGGCCTTGGTCAGAACACCACGATTGCCTGCGTCGCGACAGATGCCGCCCTGACCCCGTCCCAGGCGCAGCGTGTGGCGCAGATGGCACTGTCAGGCTTTTCCCGCGCGATCCGCCCGGTATTTGCGCCTTTCGACGGGGATGCTGTATTTGTGCTATCAACCAAAGGTGTGGCGCTGCCCGAGCCGGATCCGCTGATGGTGACCCGGATTGGAGACCTCGCCGCCTCGACGCTCGCCCGGGCCATTGCGCGCGGCGTGCATGAGGCGCGCAGGCAGGCGGGGGCGGTGGCCTGA